In one Phycisphaerae bacterium genomic region, the following are encoded:
- a CDS encoding class I SAM-dependent methyltransferase translates to MSRTNSQTTEDSSALTDAPGGLGRYAKDWMSDEQAARYVVSRRPDRYKHYDIEQKLVGKWLSLCAPGATVLDFPCGTGRFNELVRQCGHRLIRADRSTAMLAQARTHGPNDHSLGNICCDLAHPPFPDNSVDIMILWRIFHHLRSWDDRRTVLQQAARVARKYVIMSFYDRACLTYWAQVFAQKCFRTRPKLGGAIRTSDLLHLTASLGLSPVEIHHYRRFISLNSAACFRLSQ, encoded by the coding sequence ATGAGCCGAACCAACAGCCAGACAACAGAAGATTCATCGGCCCTCACCGATGCCCCCGGCGGCCTCGGCCGATATGCCAAGGACTGGATGTCCGACGAGCAGGCAGCCCGCTATGTGGTCTCCCGCCGTCCGGACCGCTACAAGCACTATGACATCGAGCAGAAGCTGGTCGGAAAGTGGCTCTCCCTGTGCGCCCCCGGGGCCACCGTTCTGGACTTCCCCTGCGGGACGGGGCGATTCAATGAGTTGGTCCGCCAATGCGGCCACCGGCTGATTCGGGCCGACCGCTCGACGGCCATGCTTGCTCAGGCCCGGACCCACGGCCCCAACGACCACTCCTTGGGCAATATCTGCTGCGATCTGGCGCATCCTCCGTTCCCTGACAACAGTGTGGACATCATGATCCTCTGGCGGATCTTTCATCACCTTCGCTCGTGGGACGATCGCCGTACTGTTCTCCAGCAGGCCGCCCGCGTGGCTCGAAAGTACGTCATCATGTCCTTCTACGACCGGGCCTGCCTGACCTACTGGGCCCAGGTTTTCGCCCAGAAATGCTTTCGCACCCGCCCGAAGCTCGGCGGTGCGATCCGGACCTCGGATCTGCTCCACCTCACGGCAAGCCTCGGCCTGAGCCCGGTTGAGATCCACCACTACCGTCGGTTCATCTCTCTCAACTCGGCTGCATGCTTCCGGCTGTCACAGTGA
- a CDS encoding ThiF family adenylyltransferase, whose translation MEQGHSRNTTAERDSADRYCRQVLFAPFGPEGQRRLLASRVLLVGCGALGSTLANLIVRAGVGFLRIVDRDVVELDNLHRLVLFDEDDVREGLPKAEAARRKLARINSGVTVEAVVDDVSHTNIVELAAGADLILDATDNFETRFLINDLAVKTGRPWVYGACVGSTGLSMPIIPGETPCLRCVFEDPPPMEMSPTCDTAGILGPVVGMVANHQAMEAIKILSGHKEAVDRRLLSFDAWTGRSSRLDVRKAFEQGDCPCCKQGRFEYLEGAFASRTVRLCGRNAVQVYPSRAGAVDLPALAARLRPLARSEPKLNPLLLKVSVDDYEITVFADGRALIKGTNKPEEARAVYARYIGA comes from the coding sequence ATGGAGCAAGGCCACAGCCGCAATACGACGGCGGAGAGAGATTCGGCTGATCGGTATTGCCGGCAAGTATTGTTCGCGCCTTTTGGCCCGGAAGGGCAGCGGCGGCTGCTGGCTTCGCGCGTGCTGCTGGTGGGGTGCGGGGCGCTGGGCAGCACGCTGGCCAATCTCATCGTCCGCGCCGGGGTTGGTTTCCTGCGAATCGTCGACCGTGACGTCGTCGAGCTGGATAATCTGCATCGCTTGGTGCTGTTTGATGAGGACGATGTTCGGGAAGGGTTGCCCAAGGCTGAGGCGGCGCGACGCAAACTGGCGCGGATCAACAGTGGGGTGACGGTTGAGGCGGTAGTCGATGATGTCAGTCACACGAATATCGTCGAGCTGGCCGCGGGTGCCGATCTAATTCTCGATGCGACGGACAACTTTGAAACGCGTTTTCTGATCAATGATCTGGCGGTCAAGACCGGCCGGCCGTGGGTGTATGGGGCGTGTGTCGGCTCGACGGGCCTGTCGATGCCGATCATTCCCGGCGAGACGCCCTGTCTGCGATGCGTGTTTGAAGATCCGCCGCCGATGGAGATGAGCCCGACGTGCGATACGGCCGGCATCCTCGGGCCGGTCGTCGGCATGGTGGCCAACCATCAGGCGATGGAAGCGATCAAGATCCTCAGCGGGCATAAGGAAGCGGTGGACCGGCGCCTGCTGAGCTTTGATGCGTGGACGGGGCGGTCGTCTCGGCTGGATGTGCGGAAGGCATTTGAGCAGGGCGATTGTCCATGCTGCAAACAGGGGCGATTCGAATACCTGGAGGGGGCGTTCGCGAGTCGGACAGTGAGACTCTGCGGGCGGAACGCGGTGCAGGTTTATCCGAGCCGGGCGGGGGCGGTCGATTTGCCTGCCCTTGCCGCGAGGTTGCGGCCGTTGGCACGATCCGAGCCCAAGCTCAACCCGCTGCTGCTCAAGGTGAGCGTCGATGACTATGAGATCACGGTGTTCGCCGACGGGCGGGCGCTGATCAAAGGAACGAATAAGCCGGAAGAGGCCCGGGCGGTGTACGCGAGATACATTGGGGCGTGA
- a CDS encoding Gfo/Idh/MocA family oxidoreductase, producing the protein MRGITRRRFLEDSMLAAAAAAGGVAVGRGAFAAEPRRARKAGPNDQLRIACIGFRGQGQNHIKAYLGMDDVTVATLCDVDSNLFANGVKMCEEKGKKVPKCEQDLRRVLDDESIDAVSIATPNHWHSLAAIWAMQAGKDVYVEKPISHNVWEGRRLVEVARQLDRICQCGTQCRSMRGMIEAIEYVHKGGIGKVSMAHGLCYRDRGSIGIAGGEQPIPPGIDYDLWLGPAPKVPLTRKQLHYDWHWFWAYGNGDLGNQGIHQMDIARWGLKKDRLADSVVCLGGRFGYKDDGETPNTQLTLLDYGDCQILFECRGLKTKQHKGAGVGVIFYGDEGYVVVPKYEGGAAFDLNGKVVKEFGGGGDHHRNFINAVYSRKHTDLTADCLEGHLSSALCHLGNISYRLGTDQPFDSANKAFGDNQEAHETFARIQEHLKDNAVPVDGLKYHVGPKLAFDVKAERFVGNEKANEMLTREYREPFVVPA; encoded by the coding sequence ATGAGAGGTATTACGCGCAGACGTTTTCTGGAAGATTCGATGCTTGCGGCGGCGGCTGCGGCGGGCGGTGTGGCCGTGGGTCGTGGGGCCTTTGCCGCCGAGCCAAGACGGGCGAGGAAGGCTGGGCCGAACGACCAGTTGCGGATTGCCTGCATCGGCTTCCGCGGCCAGGGACAGAATCACATCAAGGCTTACCTTGGGATGGATGACGTAACTGTCGCCACCTTATGCGATGTTGACTCCAACCTGTTTGCCAACGGTGTGAAGATGTGCGAGGAGAAGGGCAAGAAGGTCCCCAAGTGCGAGCAGGATCTTCGCCGCGTTCTCGACGACGAGTCGATAGATGCCGTGTCGATCGCCACGCCGAACCACTGGCATTCGCTGGCCGCGATCTGGGCGATGCAGGCGGGCAAGGATGTGTACGTGGAAAAGCCGATCAGCCACAACGTCTGGGAAGGGCGGCGGCTGGTTGAGGTCGCCCGGCAGCTTGATCGTATCTGCCAGTGCGGGACACAGTGCAGGTCGATGAGAGGGATGATTGAGGCTATTGAGTACGTGCATAAGGGTGGAATCGGCAAGGTCTCGATGGCACACGGCCTGTGCTACCGCGATCGCGGCAGTATCGGGATTGCCGGCGGCGAACAGCCGATCCCGCCTGGGATCGATTACGACCTCTGGCTCGGCCCGGCGCCGAAGGTGCCGCTGACGCGCAAGCAACTGCACTACGACTGGCACTGGTTCTGGGCTTATGGCAACGGTGACCTCGGCAACCAGGGGATTCACCAGATGGACATCGCCCGGTGGGGGTTGAAAAAGGACCGGCTGGCCGACAGCGTCGTGTGTCTGGGCGGGCGATTCGGCTACAAGGACGACGGCGAGACGCCGAACACGCAACTGACGCTGCTGGACTATGGGGACTGCCAGATCCTTTTTGAATGTCGCGGTCTGAAAACGAAGCAACACAAAGGAGCGGGCGTGGGAGTGATCTTCTACGGAGACGAGGGGTACGTGGTGGTGCCCAAGTACGAGGGCGGGGCGGCGTTTGACCTGAACGGCAAGGTGGTTAAGGAGTTCGGGGGCGGGGGCGATCACCATCGCAATTTCATCAACGCGGTTTATAGCCGTAAGCATACTGATCTCACCGCGGACTGCCTCGAAGGGCATCTGTCGAGTGCGCTGTGCCACCTGGGGAACATTTCCTATCGGCTGGGCACCGACCAGCCGTTTGACTCGGCGAACAAGGCGTTCGGCGACAACCAGGAGGCCCACGAGACGTTCGCGAGGATCCAGGAGCATCTGAAGGACAACGCCGTGCCGGTCGACGGGTTGAAGTACCACGTCGGACCGAAGCTGGCGTTTGACGTGAAGGCCGAACGGTTCGTCGGAAACGAGAAGGCCAACGAGATGCTGACGCGCGAGTATCGCGAGCCGTTCGTCGTGCCGGCGTAG
- a CDS encoding glycoside hydrolase family 127 protein, whose product MSRSIAILVVSSISGVAQAADVREAHADVLQPLPAADVKIGGYVGHRLDRNLRGILMHKDENALLEPFRERGPKQSAWVGEHIGKWLSAASWMYAYSHDEQMLAKLKRVAGGLVATQMPDGYLGTYADKDRWTGWDVWIHKYNMLGLLDYYDVTGDIAAIAACRKMGDLLVNTFGPDKRDILKAGEHLGMASASILEPVLMLYRRTEEQRYLEFANYIVEATERSDGPRIISTLLKDSDVQKVANAKAYEMLSDIIGMIDLHRISGDDRLLRAAMAAGDDIIRHRLYITGGCTFGEHFRDEGYLPNAGHVAETCVTMSLMQFYHDLQGLTADVKYADSAENLILNHLLACQRPDGERICYYTPLWGHKFYFDFLGCCISSGPRALAIIPSMYYLRWRTSAVTATDAVGVYMIGESTLDTTLPKGAKAHVEQRTDHPFSGRVLITASDANRKGYSLSVRIPTCAPKPTVTVGGQVLPFNPPASQWLIGALVGDSPITIEIDLHLTWKIIEGTGANTGLFALQYGPVVYAFDLDANHEVPGAMNCAFDMDLKSLAPQLIKKDDRWTARVHGHVRQADGSWKPAEITLLPFADAGVTGYFSVWLIDRARYNPNGISLFTQVHENTSRPGTNRGSFADNSTATFTSTDNGEKRDQDWFEVDAGWHAKFNVIVFRHGKATPAGGWFDTSKGKPKILLKSWHDYKEVAEIADYPATTATSPGTLTDGQAFRVVIPKDKREPAFRVRVTGTPAAGNSPAQNSASCSEIQVFYDPTME is encoded by the coding sequence GTGTCAAGATCCATTGCGATTCTCGTCGTGTCGAGTATCTCGGGAGTTGCCCAAGCCGCCGACGTCCGCGAGGCGCATGCGGACGTCCTGCAGCCGCTCCCCGCGGCGGACGTCAAGATCGGCGGTTACGTCGGTCATCGTCTCGACCGCAATCTTCGCGGCATCTTGATGCACAAGGATGAGAACGCCCTGCTGGAACCGTTCCGCGAGCGCGGTCCCAAGCAGAGCGCCTGGGTCGGCGAGCACATCGGCAAATGGCTCTCGGCCGCGTCATGGATGTACGCTTACTCGCATGATGAGCAGATGCTCGCCAAGCTCAAACGCGTGGCCGGCGGCCTGGTCGCGACCCAGATGCCCGACGGCTATCTTGGCACCTATGCCGACAAAGACCGTTGGACGGGCTGGGACGTCTGGATTCACAAGTACAATATGCTGGGCTTGCTCGACTATTACGACGTGACCGGCGACATCGCCGCGATCGCGGCATGCCGAAAGATGGGCGATCTGCTCGTCAACACTTTTGGCCCCGACAAACGGGACATCCTCAAGGCCGGTGAGCACTTGGGCATGGCCTCGGCCAGCATCCTGGAGCCGGTATTGATGCTCTACCGCCGAACGGAAGAACAGCGGTATCTGGAATTCGCCAATTACATCGTTGAGGCCACTGAGCGATCCGACGGACCAAGGATCATCAGCACTCTCCTTAAGGACAGCGACGTTCAAAAGGTCGCCAACGCCAAGGCCTACGAGATGCTGTCGGACATCATCGGAATGATCGATTTGCACCGCATCAGCGGCGATGACCGGCTACTGCGGGCCGCGATGGCGGCCGGCGACGACATTATCCGACACCGTCTCTACATCACCGGCGGCTGCACTTTTGGCGAGCATTTCAGAGACGAGGGATACCTGCCCAACGCGGGCCACGTGGCCGAAACCTGCGTGACCATGAGCCTGATGCAGTTCTATCACGATCTGCAGGGCCTGACCGCCGACGTGAAATACGCCGATTCGGCCGAGAATCTGATCCTCAATCACCTGCTCGCCTGTCAGCGGCCCGACGGCGAACGCATCTGCTACTATACGCCGCTGTGGGGCCACAAGTTCTACTTCGACTTCCTCGGCTGCTGCATCTCCAGCGGCCCGCGGGCCCTGGCGATCATCCCGTCGATGTACTACCTTCGATGGAGAACCTCGGCGGTGACAGCAACAGACGCGGTTGGCGTGTACATGATCGGAGAGAGTACACTGGATACCACCCTGCCCAAGGGAGCGAAAGCCCACGTCGAGCAGAGGACGGACCATCCTTTCTCGGGTAGGGTACTCATCACGGCATCCGATGCAAACCGCAAGGGATATTCTCTGTCCGTACGCATACCAACCTGCGCCCCGAAACCGACTGTTACAGTGGGCGGCCAGGTCTTGCCATTCAATCCACCGGCTTCACAGTGGCTGATCGGTGCGTTGGTAGGTGACAGTCCCATCACCATCGAGATCGACCTTCACCTGACCTGGAAGATCATCGAGGGCACCGGCGCCAACACCGGTCTCTTTGCCCTGCAGTACGGCCCGGTTGTGTATGCGTTCGATCTGGATGCCAACCACGAGGTCCCGGGAGCCATGAACTGCGCGTTCGACATGGACCTCAAGTCGCTCGCCCCGCAGTTGATCAAAAAAGACGATCGATGGACGGCCAGAGTCCACGGCCACGTCCGGCAGGCCGACGGATCGTGGAAACCGGCCGAGATCACCCTGCTCCCCTTTGCCGACGCCGGTGTGACCGGGTATTTCAGCGTCTGGCTCATCGACCGCGCCCGCTATAACCCCAACGGCATCTCGCTGTTCACCCAGGTCCACGAAAACACCTCACGGCCGGGGACCAACCGCGGCTCGTTCGCCGACAACTCGACGGCCACCTTCACCAGCACCGACAACGGCGAGAAGCGTGACCAGGACTGGTTCGAGGTCGATGCCGGCTGGCACGCCAAGTTCAACGTCATCGTCTTCCGCCACGGCAAGGCCACGCCGGCCGGCGGATGGTTCGACACCAGCAAGGGCAAGCCGAAGATCCTGCTCAAGAGCTGGCACGACTACAAGGAAGTGGCCGAGATCGCCGATTACCCGGCCACAACTGCCACCAGCCCCGGCACCCTCACCGACGGCCAGGCCTTCCGAGTGGTCATCCCCAAGGACAAGCGCGAACCGGCCTTCCGCGTCCGAGTCACCGGCACCCCCGCCGCCGGCAACAGCCCCGCCCAGAACTCCGCCAGTTGCAGCGAGATCCAGGTCTTCTACGATCCGACAATGGAATGA
- the typA gene encoding translational GTPase TypA, translated as MKRTDIRNVAIIAHVDHGKTTLVDQMLRQCGQFRDAELKGERILDSNDLERERGITILAKNIAIRYKDTKINLIDTPGHADFGGEVERVLKMADGALLLIDAFEGPMPQTRFVLRKAFEYDLRPLVVVSKMDRPDARPHDVLHETLDLFLELGADDETADFPIIYTSAAEGWASTSPDEHPDNIYALFEMILKQVPPPEVDIDAPLQMLITTLDYSDYVGRIGIGRVFRGRLKVGQPVTVICRNGEPKTEKIGEIHAFDGLGRRAVDEVTAGDICAIVGLESVDIGNTIADPEHPEPLAVIRIDEPTLHMSFRVNDSPFSGRSGKFLTSRHLRDRLEKELQSNVSLRVEPGCTPEEFHVSGRGLLHLSVLIENMRREGYELAVGKPKVIYHEQNGRRTEPVELCVIEVPPKYVGAVMELMGGRRGICVRMETRGEYTHIEFTVPARGLIGARNRLLTATNGTAIMHHNFHQYEDFRGSIAGRTNGSLIASETGTVTAYALDNLADRGTFFVKPTDQVYAGQIVGEHCKDKDIEVNVCRAKRMTNIRAASADKTVVLKPPREMTLEMALEFIEEDELVEATPDAVRIRKRLLDSNARKQAARREAAGVSEA; from the coding sequence GTGAAGCGAACCGACATTCGTAACGTGGCGATCATCGCCCACGTGGACCACGGCAAGACCACCCTCGTCGATCAGATGCTCCGGCAGTGCGGACAGTTCCGCGACGCCGAGCTGAAGGGCGAGCGCATCCTCGACTCCAACGACCTGGAGCGCGAGCGGGGCATCACCATCCTCGCCAAGAACATCGCCATCCGCTACAAGGACACCAAGATCAACCTGATCGACACCCCCGGCCACGCCGATTTCGGCGGCGAGGTCGAGCGGGTCCTGAAAATGGCCGACGGAGCGCTGTTGCTGATCGATGCCTTTGAAGGCCCGATGCCACAGACGCGTTTTGTGCTCCGCAAGGCGTTCGAGTATGACCTCAGGCCGTTGGTGGTCGTCAGCAAAATGGACCGGCCGGACGCCCGCCCGCACGATGTCCTCCACGAGACCCTTGACCTCTTTCTGGAACTCGGAGCCGATGACGAGACGGCCGACTTCCCGATCATCTACACCTCGGCCGCCGAGGGGTGGGCCTCGACCTCGCCGGACGAACACCCGGACAACATCTATGCCCTGTTTGAAATGATCCTCAAACAGGTCCCGCCTCCCGAAGTCGACATCGATGCTCCCCTTCAGATGCTGATCACCACGTTGGACTACAGCGACTACGTCGGGCGAATCGGCATCGGCCGCGTCTTCCGTGGCCGCCTGAAGGTCGGACAGCCGGTCACGGTCATCTGCCGAAACGGGGAACCCAAGACCGAGAAGATCGGCGAAATCCATGCCTTCGACGGCCTCGGGCGACGGGCCGTGGACGAGGTCACCGCCGGAGACATCTGTGCCATCGTCGGCCTGGAATCAGTGGATATCGGCAACACCATCGCCGACCCCGAGCATCCCGAGCCGCTGGCCGTCATCCGTATCGATGAGCCGACCCTGCACATGAGCTTCCGGGTCAACGACTCGCCTTTTTCCGGCCGGTCGGGAAAATTCCTCACCAGCCGCCACCTCCGCGATCGACTGGAGAAGGAACTGCAGAGCAACGTGTCGCTGCGCGTCGAACCCGGTTGCACACCCGAGGAATTCCATGTCTCCGGGCGGGGCCTGCTGCATCTTTCCGTGCTTATCGAGAACATGCGTCGCGAAGGCTATGAGCTGGCGGTCGGCAAGCCCAAGGTCATCTACCACGAGCAGAACGGCAGGAGAACCGAGCCCGTTGAGCTGTGCGTGATCGAAGTCCCGCCCAAATACGTCGGCGCGGTCATGGAACTGATGGGCGGCCGAAGAGGCATATGCGTCAGGATGGAAACGCGCGGCGAGTACACACACATCGAGTTCACTGTTCCCGCCCGCGGCCTGATCGGAGCACGCAACCGCCTGCTCACCGCCACCAACGGCACGGCCATCATGCACCACAACTTCCACCAATATGAGGATTTCCGCGGCAGCATCGCCGGTAGAACGAACGGCTCCCTGATTGCCAGCGAGACCGGAACCGTCACGGCTTATGCCCTAGACAACCTCGCCGACCGGGGCACGTTCTTCGTGAAGCCGACTGACCAGGTCTACGCGGGCCAGATCGTCGGCGAGCACTGCAAGGACAAGGACATCGAGGTGAACGTCTGCCGGGCCAAGAGAATGACCAACATCCGGGCGGCCTCGGCCGACAAGACCGTCGTGCTCAAACCGCCGCGGGAAATGACCTTGGAGATGGCCCTTGAGTTTATCGAGGAGGACGAGCTCGTGGAGGCCACTCCAGATGCCGTTCGTATCCGCAAGCGCTTGCTTGACAGCAACGCCCGAAAGCAGGCCGCCCGACGCGAGGCGGCCGGCGTCTCCGAAGCCTGA